Proteins from one Triticum aestivum cultivar Chinese Spring chromosome 7A, IWGSC CS RefSeq v2.1, whole genome shotgun sequence genomic window:
- the LOC123150748 gene encoding G patch domain-containing protein TGH homolog, translated as MASHDDDQDLVVYGTPIEREEDISARKRRAVADAGQLRALPAWKQEVRDEEGRRRFHGAFTGGFSAGFYNTAGSKEGWTPQTFTSSRKSRAEHKKQSIYNFLDEEDIKDMGGNALETSQQYDTFGFTAAEHARKQASKEQNERPSAIPGPVPDELVVPATTSIGVKLLMKMGWRQGRTIKDAHADSLYESRREARKAFLALSGVSNDEDQDQIASQKSRVDENVAESFEKISASGNTPVYVLHPKEDLHGLGFDPFKHAPEFKDRKRSHKSMNRDRNRSDVSVRGSLLISNSGQYAPGFGIGALEELGVEDEDIYASGFNYEQTEVDIEPSKTSGDSKFKLEDKKRGFFLSFKIASNSEYKLERFHPPEIPADFDGRHKFSSPIQTADKFSDLAPPEVPPPEDTTLRLLIEGCAAMVARCGKHVEDFYKEKSKASPQFLFLDGGDGCSYYTRKLWEHQQKFIDRQRPDAVKSKPSSDKLTAENRGTILGEKPLDRSSKSSSSFVSAKEAVQLQSNLGDTFVKPISLDGVPESKKPFRNEPAKQARFEQFLKEKYQGGLRIASLAPTITMSEADRARERLDFEAAADAIEKGKEYKAIDPLSILGLPGLNEQRFVSSTQLESSAVLQDERPMYPQREEFEWRPSPILCKRFDIVDPFMGKPMPLRRPISKMDTLMFMTESTKKINEDVRGSSTIPPNAAVSGTEETEAQETANNPDIVASSMQRPVDLYKAIFSDDSDDDMDEPLNNQQMDPVKTSEGANMALNRLVAEDFLESLGKELGLEVPPEKPAQPPNVLFRSEILPTADASVSRNGQTSTFREIKENEGSLGLMEAANGNGDGPSSNVEKLDLKYEHNADIGQSHSSHRQIRNGSPESDTSIERHRSRKRRSHHRNRSPTPDSGSSDERRSSKKRKSHSRHRAGRSRTPDADLSSDSQRNKRKRREKRSHRTRMSDSDSSDHEYKEKYTSSSRRSSDKDRSRKHSKHRRHRRKDSA; from the exons ATGGCATCCCACGACGACGACCAGGACCTCGTGGTCTACGGGACGCCGATCGAGCGGGAGGAGGACATCTCCGCCCGCAAGCGCCGCGCCGTCGCCGACGCAGGCCAGCTCCGGGCCCTCCCCGCCTGGAAGCAGGAG GTCAGGGATGAGGAAGGGCGGAGAAGATTTCATGGTGCATTTACTGGAGGCTTCTCTGCTGGCTTTTACAATACTGCTGGCTCAAAAGAGG GATGGACGCCACAGACATTCACATCTTCACGAAAAAGTAGAGCTGAGCATAAAAAACAAAGCATATATAATTTTCTTGATGAGGAAGATATCAAG GATATGGGAGGTAATGCCTTGGAAACATCTCAACAGTATGATACATTCGGTTTTACGGCTGCAGAGCATGCCAGAAAACAAGCATCCAAGGAACAAAATGAGAG ACCATCAGCTATTCCTGGACCTGTTCCTGATGAATTGGTGGTCCCCGCCACAACCTCGATTG GCGTGAAGTTACTGATGAAAATGGGCTGGCGCCAAGGTCGTACCATCAAGGATGCACATGCTGACTCCTTATATG AGTCACGTAGGGAAGCTAGAAAAGCGTTTCTTGCACTCTCTGGTGTCAGTAACGATGAGGACCAAGATCAAATTGCTTCTCAGAAATCTAGAGTGGATGAAAATGTCGCAGAATCATTTGAGAAAATAAGCGCTTCAGGAAATACCCCA GTGTATGTACTTCATCCAAAGGAAGATCTGCATGGTTTAGGTTTTGACCCATTCAAACATGCGCCTGAGTTTAAAG ATAGGAAAagatcacacaaatcaatgaacaGGGACCGAAACCGAAGTGATGTTTCCGTGAGGGGAAGTCTCCTGATTTCAAACT CAGGACAATATGCTCCTGGCTTTGGAATTGGAGCACTTGAAGAGCTTGGTGTTGAAGATGAGGATATTTATGCATCAG GTTTCAACTATGAACAAACAGAAGTTGATATCGAGCCTTCAAAAACATCTGGTGACAGTAAGTTTAAACTTGAAGACAAGAAGAGAGGTTTCTTCCTGAGCTTTAAAATCGCCTCAAATTCCGAGTACAAACTCGAAAG ATTTCATCCTCCTGAGATCCCAGCTGATTTTGATGGTCGCCATAAGTTCTCAAGTCCAATTCAGACAGCTGATAAGTTCTCTGATCTAGCTCCTCCCGAGGTTCCTCCTCCAGAAGACACTACCTTGAGATTATTGATTGAGGGCTGTGCTGCTATGGTTGCTCGTTGCGGGAAACATGTAGAGGATTTCTACAAAGAGAAAAGTAAAGCAAGTCCACAGTTTCTTTTCCTCGACGGAGGAGATGGATGTAGCTACTACACAAGGAAGTTATGGGAGCATCAGCAGAAGTTTATTGACCGGCAAAGACCTGATGCTGTTAAGTCGAAGCCTTCTTCTGACAAGTTGACAGCTGAGAATCGTGGAACTATTCTTGGTGAAAAGCCTCTCGATAGAAGCTCCAAATCATCTAGCTCATTTGTTTCTGCAAAAGAAGCTGTTCAACTACAATCAAATCTTGGTGACACCTTTGTGAAGCCAATATCTCTT GATGGTGTGCCAGAGTCAAAGAAGCCTTTTAGAAATGAGCCAGCAAAGCAGGCAAGATTTGAGCAGTTTCTAAAGGAGAAATATCAGGGTGGTCTTCGTATTGCAAGTCTTGCTCCTACAATTACAATGTCGGAGGCTGATCGTGCTCGTGAAAGACTAGATTTTGAGGCTGCTGCAGATGCAATTGAAAAAGGAAAAGAATATAAGGCTATAGATCCTTTGTCAATATTGGGTTTACCTGGATTGAATGAGCAACGCTTTGTTTCATCCACTCAATTAGAG AGCTCTGCGGTACTCCAAGATGAGAGGCCCATGTATCCACAGAGGGAGGAGTTTGAATGGCGGCCTTCACCAATACTGTGCAAGCGTTTTGATATTGTTGACCCTTTCATGGGAAAG CCAATGCCTCTTCGAAGACCAATAAGCAAGATGGACACCCTTATGTTTATGACCGAGTCCACTAAAAAGATAAATGAAGATGTAAGGGGCTCAAGTACGATTCCACCAAATGCTGCTGTGTCAGGAACAGAAGAGACAGAGGCACAGGAAACTGCAAATAACCCTGATATTGTGGCAAGCAGTATGCAGAGGCCTGTTGATCTTtacaag GCAATCTTTTCTGATGATTCAGACGATGATATGGACGAACCTCTTAACAATCAACAaatggatccggtgaagacgagtgAAGGTGCCAACATGGCTCTTAATCGTCTTGTTGCTGAGGATTTCCTGGAATCTTTGGGTAAAGAACTGGGATTGGAGGTTCCTCCAGAGAAACCGGCCCAGCCACCGAATGTCTTGTTTAGATCAGAAatccttccaacggctgatgcaagTGTATCTAGGAATGGCCAGACATCTACTTTTAGGGAGATAAAGGAGAACGAGGGTTCTTTGGGTTTGATGGAAGCTGCCAATGGTAATGGGGACGGTCCTTCATCCAATGTCGAAAAGCTTGATTTGAAATATGAGCATAATGCTGACATAGGCCAGTCACACTCTTCACATCGTCAGATTCGGAACGGTAGTCCAGAGTCTGATACTTCTATTGAACGGCATAGGAGTAGGAAAAGAAGATCCCATCATCGAAATCGGAGTCCAACACCAGATTCTGGTTCTTCTGATGAACGACGTAGTAGTAAGAAAAGAAAGTCACATTCAAGACATAGAGCAGGCAGGAGTAGAACTCCTGATGCCGATTTGTCCTCTGACAGCCAAAGGAATAAGAGAAAACGTCGGGAGAAAAGGAGTCATCGGACCCGCATGTCTGACAGTGATTCTAGTGATCATGAATACAAGGAAAAATATACATCTAGTAGTAGAAGATCATCTGATAAAGACAGAAGTAGAAAGCATTCTAAACACCGCAGGCACAGAAGAAAAGACTCTGCATAA